From a region of the Paramagnetospirillum magnetotacticum MS-1 genome:
- a CDS encoding carbohydrate porin, translated as MMTGKAFAGLAVAASLCLTSTSLRAEEAEAAPKGFWERDTLTGDWGGLRTDLAEKGIKVNAAYTSEVLGNVSGGIKRRAVADALLQVDVDADLEQAIGWKGGAFHVTGLNIQGRQLSANFIGNLIPVRDIEAAPSTRLFSLWLQQSMLDDKVSLRFGQIPMQEEFFTSVVATNLINSAFGWPGAFAANMQSGGGGYPVSNLGTRIKVQATEEVAVLGGVFTGNVAPGTNAGNDAQKRNRSGVDYTVDQAPVWFSEMQYGINQEKGAAGLPKMFKLGGWYYNGRATDQRYDIAGVSLGSNAAGSARTVRGNWAAYGIFDGMLYKEAGTEDLGLSAFLRVTGLPDDRNQMPFYFDSGLSYKGPLEGRDDDVAAIGFAFGKMSSALAARDADARRFGTATAPDHDYEAAIELTYRYQVTPWMTLVPDAQYVVHPGGTTTLPENSRKTIPDATVLGLRTVFKL; from the coding sequence ATGATGACCGGAAAAGCCTTTGCTGGTTTGGCCGTGGCCGCCAGCCTGTGCCTGACTTCCACCAGCCTGCGCGCCGAGGAGGCCGAAGCCGCCCCCAAAGGGTTCTGGGAACGCGATACCCTGACCGGCGATTGGGGCGGATTGCGCACCGATCTGGCCGAGAAGGGCATCAAGGTCAATGCCGCCTATACCTCGGAAGTGTTGGGCAATGTCTCGGGCGGCATCAAACGCCGCGCCGTGGCCGACGCGCTCTTGCAGGTGGATGTGGATGCCGATCTGGAACAGGCCATAGGTTGGAAGGGCGGCGCCTTTCATGTGACCGGACTGAATATCCAGGGACGCCAGCTTTCGGCCAATTTCATCGGCAACCTGATCCCCGTGCGCGATATCGAGGCCGCGCCCTCGACCCGGCTGTTTTCCCTGTGGCTGCAGCAAAGCATGCTGGACGACAAAGTGTCGCTGCGCTTTGGTCAGATTCCCATGCAGGAGGAATTCTTCACCAGCGTGGTCGCCACCAATCTGATCAATTCGGCTTTCGGCTGGCCCGGCGCCTTCGCCGCCAATATGCAGAGCGGCGGCGGCGGCTATCCCGTTTCCAATCTCGGCACCCGGATCAAGGTTCAGGCCACGGAAGAGGTGGCCGTGCTGGGCGGCGTGTTCACCGGCAATGTGGCGCCCGGCACCAATGCCGGCAACGATGCCCAGAAGCGCAACCGCAGCGGCGTCGATTATACGGTGGACCAGGCGCCCGTGTGGTTCTCCGAGATGCAGTACGGCATCAACCAGGAAAAGGGTGCGGCGGGCCTGCCCAAGATGTTCAAATTGGGCGGCTGGTACTACAACGGCCGCGCCACCGACCAGCGCTATGATATCGCAGGCGTCTCCCTCGGCAGCAATGCGGCGGGCTCCGCCCGGACCGTTCGCGGCAATTGGGCGGCTTACGGCATATTCGACGGCATGCTGTACAAGGAGGCGGGGACCGAGGATCTGGGGCTTTCCGCCTTCCTGCGCGTCACCGGTCTGCCCGACGACCGCAACCAGATGCCGTTCTATTTCGACTCCGGCCTCAGCTACAAAGGGCCATTGGAAGGCCGTGACGACGATGTGGCCGCCATCGGCTTCGCCTTCGGCAAAATGAGTTCGGCCCTGGCGGCGCGCGACGCCGATGCCCGTCGCTTCGGCACCGCCACCGCGCCCGATCACGATTACGAGGCGGCCATTGAACTGACCTACCGCTATCAGGTAACGCCTTGGATGACCCTGGTGCCCGACGCCCAATATGTGGTCCATCCGGGTGGCACCACCACCTTGCCGGAAAACTCAAGGAAGACCATTCCGGACGCCACGGTGCTGGGCCTTCGGACGGTGTTCAAGCTGTAG
- a CDS encoding DUF1987 domain-containing protein, which translates to MDNLTIAATERSPAVDFDFAAGRLSLKGESYPEDASAVFGPIFSALETFFAATEGREVTFDFDMAYFNSSSAKALMNMFQMLDQAAASGCRLTVNWFFAADDDTMKEFGEDFSEDLDHVTFNLVAVE; encoded by the coding sequence ATGGATAACTTGACGATCGCGGCTACGGAACGCTCGCCTGCGGTGGATTTCGATTTCGCCGCCGGGCGTCTCAGCCTTAAGGGCGAATCCTATCCCGAAGACGCATCGGCGGTGTTCGGCCCCATCTTCTCGGCCCTGGAGACCTTTTTCGCCGCGACCGAGGGCCGCGAGGTGACCTTCGATTTCGACATGGCCTATTTCAACAGTTCCAGCGCCAAGGCGCTCATGAACATGTTTCAGATGCTCGATCAGGCCGCGGCCTCCGGCTGCCGGCTCACCGTCAACTGGTTCTTTGCCGCCGACGACGACACCATGAAGGAGTTCGGCGAGGATTTCAGCGAGGATCTGGATCACGTCACCTTCAATCTGGTGGCGGTCGAGTAG
- a CDS encoding helix-turn-helix domain-containing protein yields the protein MDVTNLHMPPPPTAEEEVPPPATGGGWLTVAETSGVPASQAGGVLAPLRRGLGRIAAGWRYLADPAERHALMQQARGELSRMMQSLQRPAMTGSLVTAPPPAPPPTDMAEPDAAAPFDPEAALARLRSALRQLPDKGEVIVPGNLQSLDRLLAEPPPSQDFEAADLLHDCFPRGTRHSGNRVLLAVARNLTRNFGRPGRLPMTSGKSWTMLNPAIFTDQLAAQLSEICDFILNWQAQEKNFLILEFAEVELIEYLFEHLHPRRHGALLIKVMDFKVLSTRRAGLLRRIPARVRRFVQHTTGADPAVPQAYAKDTAALLELMEKRVAFRPVVDAAAAARAEVDKIIERLVPQQQELGTQLLGALAPDDSLAASQPRLGPIMQALGPSAAPAPQNAVPPGLISAAPMPPPTPPQSVSVSAPPRPAGLPVPVVPQRKRFANIQKTEAVMRVLAGENREQVAAALGATPDLVERWLDSFLNGGAAALAPRSKAKTPRTKTSKARGKSAAPVDSASIDDLKAKLQALLQTVEVLSTQIQSRPAETRSSPPAALPAPEPAPEPEIEQEPTSQRSEEVLQLPATPPQGFPTEDLNPPPRLKRSRTPRRR from the coding sequence ATGGACGTTACGAATTTGCATATGCCACCGCCACCCACGGCTGAGGAAGAGGTGCCGCCGCCCGCCACCGGAGGGGGGTGGCTGACCGTCGCCGAGACCAGCGGTGTTCCGGCATCCCAGGCGGGCGGAGTCCTGGCGCCCTTGCGCCGGGGTCTGGGCCGCATCGCGGCTGGCTGGCGCTATCTGGCCGATCCGGCCGAGCGTCACGCCCTGATGCAACAGGCGCGCGGGGAATTGTCGCGCATGATGCAGTCCTTACAGCGCCCGGCCATGACCGGCAGCCTGGTGACGGCTCCGCCGCCCGCGCCGCCGCCCACGGACATGGCCGAACCCGATGCTGCGGCGCCCTTCGACCCGGAAGCGGCCCTGGCCCGCCTGCGCTCGGCCTTGCGGCAATTGCCCGACAAGGGCGAGGTGATCGTACCTGGCAATCTTCAATCCCTGGACCGGCTGCTGGCGGAGCCGCCCCCTTCCCAGGATTTCGAGGCCGCCGATCTCCTGCACGATTGCTTTCCGCGCGGAACGCGGCATTCGGGCAACCGGGTTCTGCTGGCGGTGGCCCGCAACCTGACCCGCAATTTCGGCCGCCCCGGCCGCCTGCCCATGACCAGCGGCAAGTCCTGGACCATGCTCAATCCGGCCATCTTCACCGATCAGCTGGCCGCCCAACTGTCCGAGATCTGCGATTTCATTCTGAACTGGCAGGCCCAGGAAAAAAACTTCCTGATTTTGGAATTCGCCGAGGTGGAACTGATCGAATATCTGTTCGAGCATCTTCATCCCCGGCGTCACGGCGCCTTGCTGATCAAGGTGATGGACTTCAAGGTCCTGTCCACCCGCCGGGCCGGATTGTTGCGGCGCATCCCCGCGCGGGTGCGCCGCTTCGTCCAGCACACCACAGGCGCTGATCCGGCGGTTCCCCAGGCCTATGCCAAGGACACGGCCGCATTGCTGGAGCTCATGGAAAAGCGGGTGGCGTTCCGGCCGGTCGTGGATGCCGCCGCCGCCGCGCGGGCCGAAGTGGACAAGATCATCGAGCGCCTGGTGCCGCAGCAACAGGAGCTAGGAACCCAGCTGCTGGGCGCGCTGGCACCGGACGACAGTCTGGCCGCGTCCCAGCCCCGTCTGGGCCCGATCATGCAGGCCCTGGGCCCATCCGCCGCCCCCGCCCCGCAAAATGCCGTTCCGCCGGGACTCATTTCTGCAGCGCCCATGCCGCCACCCACGCCGCCGCAGTCGGTTTCCGTGTCCGCGCCGCCGCGCCCCGCCGGATTGCCGGTGCCGGTCGTTCCCCAGCGCAAGCGTTTCGCCAATATCCAGAAGACCGAGGCGGTCATGCGGGTGTTGGCCGGAGAGAACCGCGAACAGGTCGCCGCCGCCCTGGGCGCCACACCGGATCTGGTGGAGCGCTGGCTGGATTCCTTCCTGAACGGCGGGGCGGCGGCCCTGGCGCCCCGGTCGAAAGCCAAGACGCCCCGGACCAAGACATCCAAGGCGCGCGGCAAGAGCGCGGCACCCGTTGACAGCGCCTCCATCGACGACCTCAAGGCCAAGCTGCAGGCGCTGTTGCAGACCGTCGAGGTGCTGAGCACCCAGATTCAATCCCGGCCCGCCGAAACCCGATCCAGCCCGCCTGCCGCCCTCCCCGCTCCCGAGCCTGCTCCCGAGCCCGAGATCGAGCAAGAGCCCACGTCCCAGCGGAGCGAGGAGGTCTTGCAACTCCCGGCTACGCCGCCTCAGGGGTTTCCGACGGAAGACCTGAATCCCCCTCCACGGCTGAAACGCAGCCGGACACCAAGGCGCCGATGA
- a CDS encoding ATP-binding response regulator: MAEPRKLSLKPRGDASAHAPAAPPWPVLIVDDDEQVHQMTRVVLRDLSYMGRPFKCIEATSAAEAAAILDLQPEIPVVLLDVVMETPDAGLRLVRHIREELGNRRIRIILRTGQPGDAPERDVVLGYDINDYKSKSELTAQKMFTALVGALRAWNDITTIERLNAELAGLNNALERKVEERTAELRESNLALDRSKTRAETALLRETEAKGQLRQFLSMVSHEFRTPLAIIDSSAQMLRIRVEKSDPGGVARLDTIRGGVQRLLGLIDTCLADEQLESGRIVLHEKSFDIGPMIEVALSHYRVASPTHRYCAQFTPGLAVWGDPGMIALVINNLVGNAVKYSPAGSDIFVAAAADGGDVAISVTDQGMGIPEEDQDNIFERFHRAANSKGIPGSGIGLHMVRQIVEMHGGTVTVQSQLQRGSCFTVRLRPSPGPGAEGIDPVQDGLSAPVPDDTVLDLGEGNR; encoded by the coding sequence ATGGCGGAGCCGCGCAAACTCTCGTTAAAGCCACGCGGCGACGCTTCCGCCCACGCCCCCGCTGCTCCGCCATGGCCGGTGCTGATCGTCGATGACGACGAACAGGTCCACCAGATGACCAGGGTCGTTCTGCGCGATCTGTCCTATATGGGCCGCCCGTTCAAATGCATCGAGGCCACCTCGGCCGCCGAGGCCGCCGCCATCCTCGACCTCCAGCCGGAAATTCCGGTGGTGTTGCTGGACGTGGTGATGGAGACCCCCGATGCCGGTCTGCGTCTGGTCCGCCATATCCGCGAGGAATTGGGCAACCGCCGCATCCGCATCATCTTGCGCACCGGCCAACCCGGTGACGCGCCCGAGCGCGACGTGGTGCTGGGCTATGACATCAATGACTACAAGAGCAAGTCGGAACTGACCGCCCAGAAGATGTTCACCGCCCTGGTGGGCGCGCTTCGGGCCTGGAACGACATCACCACCATCGAAAGGCTCAATGCCGAACTGGCCGGGCTCAACAATGCGCTGGAGCGCAAGGTGGAGGAACGCACCGCCGAACTGCGCGAAAGCAATCTGGCGCTCGACCGCTCCAAAACCCGCGCCGAGACCGCGCTGCTGCGCGAAACCGAGGCCAAGGGCCAGTTGCGCCAGTTCCTGTCCATGGTCAGCCACGAATTCCGCACACCGCTGGCCATCATCGATTCCTCGGCCCAGATGCTGCGCATCCGCGTGGAGAAGAGCGATCCCGGCGGCGTCGCCCGCCTGGACACCATCCGGGGCGGCGTGCAGCGCCTCTTGGGCCTGATCGACACCTGTCTGGCCGACGAACAGTTGGAAAGCGGCCGCATCGTCTTACACGAAAAGTCCTTCGATATCGGTCCCATGATCGAAGTGGCGCTGTCCCATTACCGGGTGGCCTCGCCGACCCATCGCTATTGCGCCCAATTCACGCCAGGCCTGGCCGTCTGGGGCGATCCCGGTATGATCGCCCTGGTGATCAACAATCTGGTGGGCAATGCGGTGAAGTACTCCCCCGCGGGCTCCGACATCTTCGTGGCCGCCGCCGCCGATGGCGGCGATGTGGCCATCAGCGTCACCGACCAGGGCATGGGCATTCCCGAGGAAGATCAGGACAATATTTTCGAACGCTTCCACCGCGCCGCCAATTCCAAGGGCATCCCCGGCTCCGGCATCGGTCTGCACATGGTCCGCCAGATTGTCGAAATGCATGGCGGCACCGTCACGGTGCAAAGCCAGTTGCAGCGGGGCTCTTGCTTCACGGTGCGGCTGCGTCCGTCTCCCGGCCCGGGCGCCGAGGGCATCGATCCGGTGCAAGACGGCTTGAGCGCCCCCGTCCCCGATGATACCGTCCTTGATCTCGGCGAAGGCAACAGGTAG
- a CDS encoding sensor domain-containing diguanylate cyclase: MSKSADDKVKLTLRRAESRPEADGNATWPVLVVDDDPDVHSMTRVLLRDFSFQGKGFEVISAMSGAEARTVLSTRDDIPVMLLDVVMETPDAGLSLIRHVRDDLGNRRLAIVLRTGQPGEAPERDVMLAYDINDYRSKTELTAQKLFTSLIGGLRSWIHLSTIEAMASNLERRVEERTCQLDEARRFAESLVETLPNPLWFTDPDGSLRLYNRAFREMFAVDGTDWHGQPAHSVLPQPLAGLDQLADMSLKAGGPGGLAFEASLDRPGDPRTLVVNKAMVISDCRGMPDEPMGTIGIVTDITERKRMESQLRHLATTDELTGCLNRRAFFVVAEQELERASRYGGSVSVLMIDIDHFKQVNDRHGHAVGDRALKAATAAIRANLREIDSFGRLGGEEFAAMLPETPLAGALLVAERLREAVAAIVLPLGENEAPLRLTTSLGVAERRAEETSLDQILARADTALYRAKAEGRNRVLA, translated from the coding sequence ATGAGCAAAAGCGCGGACGACAAGGTCAAACTTACCCTGCGTCGGGCGGAAAGCCGCCCCGAGGCCGACGGAAATGCCACTTGGCCTGTCCTGGTTGTGGATGACGACCCCGACGTTCATTCCATGACGCGGGTTCTGCTGCGCGATTTCAGTTTCCAGGGCAAAGGGTTCGAGGTGATCAGCGCCATGTCGGGCGCCGAGGCCCGCACCGTGCTGAGCACGCGCGACGACATTCCGGTGATGCTGCTGGATGTGGTGATGGAGACGCCCGATGCCGGGTTGTCTCTGATCCGCCATGTGCGCGACGATCTTGGCAACCGCCGCCTCGCCATCGTCCTGCGCACCGGCCAGCCGGGCGAAGCGCCCGAGCGTGACGTCATGCTGGCCTATGACATCAACGACTACCGCTCCAAGACCGAACTGACCGCCCAGAAGCTGTTCACCTCGCTGATCGGCGGGCTGCGTTCCTGGATTCACCTCTCGACCATCGAGGCGATGGCGTCCAATCTGGAACGCCGGGTGGAGGAGCGCACCTGCCAGTTGGACGAGGCGCGGCGCTTCGCCGAAAGCCTGGTGGAAACCCTGCCCAATCCCCTGTGGTTCACCGATCCCGACGGCTCGCTGCGACTTTACAACCGCGCCTTCCGCGAGATGTTCGCCGTGGACGGCACGGACTGGCACGGCCAGCCCGCACATTCGGTCCTGCCCCAGCCCCTGGCCGGGCTGGACCAGTTGGCCGATATGAGCCTTAAAGCGGGCGGGCCGGGTGGGCTGGCCTTCGAGGCGTCCCTCGACCGGCCGGGCGATCCGCGCACCCTGGTGGTCAACAAGGCAATGGTGATCAGCGATTGCCGCGGCATGCCGGACGAACCCATGGGCACTATCGGCATCGTCACCGACATCACCGAACGCAAGCGCATGGAAAGCCAGTTGCGCCATCTGGCCACCACCGACGAACTGACCGGCTGCCTCAACCGCCGTGCCTTCTTCGTCGTGGCTGAACAGGAGCTTGAACGGGCCAGCCGCTATGGCGGCTCCGTCTCGGTGCTGATGATCGATATCGACCATTTCAAGCAGGTCAACGACCGCCACGGGCACGCGGTGGGGGACAGGGCGCTGAAAGCCGCCACCGCCGCCATCCGCGCCAATCTGCGCGAAATCGATTCCTTCGGCCGTTTGGGGGGCGAGGAATTCGCCGCCATGCTGCCGGAAACGCCCCTGGCCGGAGCCCTGCTGGTCGCGGAACGCCTGCGCGAAGCCGTGGCGGCCATCGTCTTGCCCTTGGGCGAGAATGAGGCACCGCTTCGCCTCACCACCAGCCTGGGCGTCGCCGAACGCAGGGCGGAGGAGACATCCCTGGATCAGATCCTGGCCCGCGCCGATACGGCGCTGTACCGTGCCAAGGCCGAAGGCCGCAACCGCGTCCTGGCCTGA
- a CDS encoding SiaB family protein kinase, which translates to MLAKQYRSFKHDLDQRGIIFSFSGYLSEEILYSLGNALRQKMTLEDANITTVKKVFSVFVEQAQNIIRYSAEKLSGDAGQTIELSSGMVTIGTENDRFFIVCANVVLATDEPRLRQRLELLRSMDRDAIKAYYKEQLREAPEEQSKGATIGLIEIARRASEPIEFDFDPIDDQKFFFCMKVSI; encoded by the coding sequence ATGCTTGCGAAGCAATACAGGTCGTTCAAACACGATCTCGACCAGCGCGGCATCATCTTCTCGTTCTCGGGCTATCTGTCCGAGGAGATCTTGTATTCCCTGGGCAATGCCCTTCGCCAGAAGATGACCTTGGAAGACGCCAACATCACCACGGTGAAGAAGGTGTTCTCCGTCTTCGTGGAGCAGGCCCAGAACATCATCCGCTATTCCGCCGAAAAGCTGTCCGGCGACGCGGGCCAAACCATCGAATTGTCGTCGGGCATGGTGACCATCGGCACCGAGAACGACCGTTTCTTCATCGTCTGCGCCAATGTGGTGCTGGCCACCGACGAGCCCCGGCTGCGCCAAAGGCTGGAACTGCTGCGCTCCATGGACCGGGACGCCATCAAGGCCTATTACAAGGAGCAGCTCCGCGAGGCGCCGGAAGAGCAGAGCAAGGGCGCCACCATCGGACTGATCGAGATCGCCCGGCGCGCCAGCGAACCCATCGAATTCGATTTCGACCCCATCGACGATCAGAAGTTCTTCTTCTGTATGAAGGTCTCCATCTGA
- a CDS encoding response regulator transcription factor, translating into MARIAVVEDEAPLRADLVEYLSACGHDVIGCGDGKELDRALDERSVEIIILDINLPGEGGFSIAGRLRSHSDVGIIMLTARGLNVDRVVGLEVGADVYMVKPVELRELEAQVRTLARRMRVSQPAPSQAEPRMSDETPAQPSAASPVPTEWIYDQLTWTLIAPDGKSIKLTGNERVFVSLLVSRPGEPVSRDEIFRALGKRGWDPADRSVDSMVRRLRAKGDETFGHPLPIESVHSVGYAFAAPVGLR; encoded by the coding sequence ATGGCGCGGATCGCGGTAGTCGAGGACGAGGCTCCTCTTCGGGCGGATCTGGTCGAATACCTCTCGGCGTGCGGGCACGATGTCATCGGCTGCGGCGACGGGAAGGAGCTTGACCGCGCTCTGGATGAACGTTCCGTCGAGATCATCATTCTCGACATCAATCTGCCGGGAGAGGGCGGTTTTTCCATCGCCGGACGGCTGCGGTCCCATTCCGACGTGGGCATCATCATGCTGACGGCGCGGGGCTTGAACGTCGACCGGGTGGTCGGCCTGGAAGTCGGCGCCGATGTCTACATGGTCAAGCCGGTGGAACTGCGCGAACTGGAAGCCCAGGTCCGCACCCTGGCCCGGCGCATGCGCGTCTCGCAGCCCGCTCCGAGTCAGGCGGAACCCCGTATGTCCGACGAGACCCCGGCCCAGCCCTCCGCGGCTTCGCCGGTTCCCACCGAATGGATCTACGACCAGTTGACCTGGACGCTGATCGCGCCCGACGGCAAGTCCATCAAGCTGACCGGCAATGAGCGGGTCTTCGTCTCGCTGCTGGTCTCGCGTCCGGGCGAGCCGGTGTCGCGGGACGAAATCTTTCGGGCCTTGGGCAAACGCGGTTGGGACCCGGCCGACCGGTCGGTGGATTCCATGGTCCGGCGCCTGCGGGCCAAGGGAGACGAGACATTCGGCCATCCCCTGCCCATCGAATCGGTTCACAGCGTCGGTTACGCCTTCGCGGCGCCCGTCGGCCTGCGATAG
- a CDS encoding alpha/beta fold hydrolase yields MTSSRSRYLSVMGRELHVTEWGDEAAPALVMWHGLARTGRDFDTLAAHFCDRYRVVCPDTLGRGLSGWSRVPRRDYTLAAYMKHALELLGLLGIDRVTWIGTSMGGALGMLLAAGPLAGRMDRLVMNDIGPTLNPVAVERIRNYLAQHPSFRTMTEFEAYLRQVYRPYGFQTDLEWRRMTETSARRRGDGRITPHYDPAVMRVFAETAGDYEAWGEYDLITCPTLVLRGAESDLLLPEVAQEMTRRGPKARLVTVAGCGHAPSLNVPEQIGVIEDFLA; encoded by the coding sequence ATGACGTCGTCCCGCTCCCGCTATCTTTCCGTCATGGGGCGGGAACTTCATGTCACCGAATGGGGGGATGAGGCCGCGCCCGCCCTGGTCATGTGGCACGGCCTGGCCCGGACCGGACGGGATTTCGACACCCTGGCGGCCCATTTCTGCGACCGCTACCGGGTGGTCTGCCCCGACACATTGGGACGCGGCCTGTCGGGCTGGTCTCGGGTGCCCCGGCGGGACTACACCCTGGCCGCCTATATGAAGCATGCCTTGGAACTGCTCGGTCTGTTGGGCATCGACCGCGTGACATGGATCGGCACCTCCATGGGGGGCGCGTTGGGCATGCTGCTGGCGGCGGGTCCCTTGGCCGGGCGCATGGACCGGCTGGTGATGAACGATATCGGCCCCACCCTCAATCCCGTGGCGGTGGAGCGCATCCGCAACTACCTCGCCCAGCATCCCAGCTTCCGCACCATGACCGAGTTCGAGGCCTATCTGCGTCAGGTCTACCGGCCTTACGGTTTTCAGACCGACCTGGAGTGGCGGCGCATGACCGAGACTTCGGCAAGGCGGCGCGGCGACGGGCGCATCACCCCCCATTACGATCCCGCGGTCATGCGGGTCTTCGCCGAAACGGCGGGCGATTACGAGGCCTGGGGCGAATACGACCTGATTACATGTCCGACACTGGTGCTGCGTGGCGCCGAATCCGATCTCTTGCTGCCCGAGGTGGCCCAGGAGATGACCCGGCGCGGTCCCAAGGCAAGGCTGGTGACGGTTGCGGGCTGCGGCCACGCCCCGTCCCTCAATGTGCCCGAGCAGATCGGGGTGATCGAGGATTTCCTGGCCTGA
- a CDS encoding substrate-binding periplasmic protein, whose protein sequence is MLRAALIILSLMSALPAWAAQIVKVGGYEFAPFVEAGAQGKPEGLALGLIEAMNAHQDRYVFQFVPTSPNRRYKDFEAGQFDVILFESPDWGWTERKLPIQPSRVYLDGGELYIAQAKPERGQEYFADLTGKRMVGILGYHYGFAGFEADPAVLASRFRMILVKDNAASIEMILKERGDVAVVTDAYLKRWQRTHPDAAPRLLVSERFDQRYAHRALVRTNGPISTDEIDRLLTHMDLDGTLTRLWRKFGIRD, encoded by the coding sequence ATGCTGAGAGCGGCTCTCATCATCTTGAGCTTGATGTCGGCCCTGCCTGCCTGGGCCGCACAGATCGTCAAGGTGGGGGGATACGAGTTCGCCCCCTTCGTGGAGGCCGGCGCCCAGGGCAAACCCGAGGGTCTGGCCCTGGGACTGATCGAGGCCATGAACGCCCATCAGGACCGCTACGTCTTCCAGTTCGTGCCCACCTCGCCCAACCGCCGCTACAAGGATTTCGAGGCGGGCCAGTTCGACGTCATCTTGTTCGAAAGCCCCGATTGGGGCTGGACCGAGCGCAAGCTGCCGATTCAGCCCTCGCGGGTCTATCTGGACGGCGGCGAGTTGTACATCGCCCAGGCCAAGCCGGAGAGAGGACAGGAGTACTTCGCCGACCTGACGGGCAAGCGCATGGTGGGCATCCTGGGCTATCACTACGGTTTCGCTGGATTCGAGGCCGACCCGGCCGTGCTGGCGTCCCGTTTTCGCATGATTCTGGTCAAGGACAATGCCGCCAGCATCGAAATGATCCTCAAGGAGAGGGGCGACGTGGCGGTGGTCACCGACGCCTATCTCAAGCGCTGGCAGCGGACTCATCCCGATGCCGCCCCCCGGTTGCTGGTCTCCGAACGCTTTGACCAGCGCTATGCCCACCGTGCCCTGGTGCGGACCAACGGACCGATCTCCACCGACGAGATCGACCGCCTGCTGACCCATATGGACCTGGACGGAACCCTGACCCGGTTGTGGCGCAAGTTCGGCATCAGGGACTGA
- a CDS encoding sensor histidine kinase, protein MSGFNLFDAEEKSLEQAEDLRRQLDSAPEPVREGIASLVEAYRRSVREQRRLVRVSDRLQAQLASVNQELGKRKAEAEGALEDLKAAQESLVQAEKLASLGALVGGVAHEINTPVGIALSCASHLADSTGSMRKLFEADDISVDDFERFMDTVKDTTSLILSNVERAAELIRSFKQVAVDRTSSERRRFDLATYIRETLFSLGPHLRQAGHSVCLDCPEGVIMDSYPGALSQVLGNFVMNSLVHGFEPGELGTLSIRVERQGTGGVRLIYADDGKGIPEDNLGRIFDPFFTTKRGSGGSGLGLHIVYNLVTGPLGGSVSAESPKEGGTVFTMTMPLSP, encoded by the coding sequence TTGAGCGGCTTCAACCTCTTCGACGCCGAGGAGAAAAGCCTGGAGCAGGCCGAAGACCTGCGCCGCCAATTGGACAGTGCCCCCGAACCCGTCCGCGAGGGTATTGCCTCCCTGGTGGAGGCATACCGCCGCAGCGTGCGCGAACAACGCCGCCTCGTGCGGGTGTCCGACCGCCTTCAGGCCCAGTTGGCCTCGGTCAACCAGGAGTTGGGCAAGCGCAAGGCCGAGGCCGAAGGTGCCCTGGAAGATCTGAAAGCCGCTCAGGAATCCCTGGTTCAGGCGGAAAAGCTGGCCTCGCTCGGCGCCCTGGTGGGCGGTGTCGCCCATGAGATCAACACGCCCGTGGGAATCGCCTTGTCCTGCGCCTCCCATCTGGCCGATTCCACCGGGTCCATGCGCAAACTGTTCGAAGCCGATGATATCTCGGTGGACGACTTCGAGCGCTTCATGGACACGGTGAAGGATACGACATCTCTGATCCTGTCCAATGTGGAACGCGCCGCCGAACTGATCCGCAGTTTCAAGCAGGTGGCGGTGGACCGCACCTCGTCGGAACGGCGCCGCTTCGATCTGGCCACCTATATCCGCGAGACCCTGTTCAGTCTGGGCCCCCATCTGCGGCAAGCGGGCCATTCTGTGTGCCTGGACTGCCCCGAAGGCGTGATCATGGACAGCTATCCCGGCGCCCTATCCCAGGTGCTGGGCAATTTCGTCATGAACTCCCTGGTCCATGGCTTCGAACCGGGGGAACTGGGCACTTTGTCCATCCGGGTGGAGCGCCAGGGGACTGGCGGCGTGCGGCTGATCTATGCCGATGACGGCAAGGGAATTCCAGAAGACAATCTGGGGCGCATCTTCGATCCCTTCTTCACGACCAAGCGGGGCAGCGGCGGGTCGGGCCTTGGGCTTCACATCGTATACAATCTGGTGACAGGCCCGCTGGGCGGCAGCGTCAGCGCCGAATCCCCGAAGGAGGGCGGCACCGTTTTCACCATGACCATGCCGCTCAGCCCCTAA
- a CDS encoding ETC complex I subunit gives MQVRIYRPAKTAMQSGRSGNAKSWVLEYEPAAPKQPDNLMGWVGSTDTTSQVRVKFATKEEAVAFAKKKGLDYSVAAENPRLQKPKNYADNFRYDKLEFGRF, from the coding sequence ATGCAGGTCCGCATCTATCGCCCGGCCAAGACCGCCATGCAATCCGGCCGGAGCGGCAACGCCAAGTCCTGGGTCCTGGAATACGAGCCGGCGGCTCCCAAGCAGCCGGATAATCTGATGGGCTGGGTCGGCTCGACCGACACCACCTCGCAGGTGCGGGTCAAGTTCGCCACCAAGGAAGAGGCCGTGGCCTTCGCCAAGAAGAAGGGCCTGGACTATTCCGTCGCCGCCGAAAACCCCCGTCTGCAAAAGCCCAAGAACTACGCCGACAATTTCCGCTACGACAAGCTGGAATTCGGCCGCTTCTGA